ACTTGATTACGGTTATGTCTCCACACTTGATGAACTGACGCATAAAATTTCGTTCACGCTGGAATTCGGCTCTGACAAGCCGTATAATATTGGCGAGAAGTATTATGCGAAGAAGATGCCAAACAGGGCAGTGTATTATTATTCACAAGTTGATAAAACCAGCCCTGAATACAGAGATGCAGCAGACAGGACAGCGACAGTAAGAAAAAGTGCCGAAGAAGTAAGAAAGGAACGAGAACGATTGAGAAACGAAATTGCTCAACGAAACCAGAAATTGAGGCAGGAACGAGAATTAAAACGGCAGCAGGAACAGGAAATAAAAAATCAAATTACAGAGGTTAAAAAGATACTGGATATTGTGGTCGGCAAAGGTGTAGATACATCATCACCTGAAAAACTGCTCAAAGATGCGCAAGTATTTCTTTCAGTAGGGAAATACGAACCAGCAAAAAACAATTTAGACATTGCAAAACAACAATTAGAACAGATACAACAGCAGGTAGCAGAAAAAGAAGTCAAAGCAGAAATAAAAAAGCCAGTGATGTTAACAAATCTTGCAGTGGCTGATTTTGTAGGAAAAAATGTTTCTGCTGCGGATGCGTCTATTGTTGCAGGTTTTTTGAGGACTGAAATAGTAAAACTTCAAGTATGTAATGTTATTGAGAAAGCGAATATGGATAAGATATTAGCGGAAGCGGCATTTCAACAGACAGGCTGCACAACATCGGAATGCGCAGTCCAGATTGGTAAACTCTTGAATGTAAAACAGATGGTTGTTGGCGACCTTTCTAAACTTATGGATACATATTTTATAACGGTAAATCTTGTAGAGGTTGAAACCGGCAAGATACTTAAATCAGAAACAGTAAAAGCATATTCGGCAGAAGAACTTCAGCGTGTCTGTGTAGAACTTGCTAAAAAAATTACTCAATAGCACATAAATAAGAAAGTATAAAATTAACCACAGATGGACACAGATTAACACAGAAAAAATTTAGAATTAAGAATTAAAATCTGTGCAAATCTGTGTTAATCTGTGGTTACTCGCCTAGGCGAGTTTTCTGGAACGGGGGAAGAATGGACGAAAAAAAATTGATAAAGTCATCAATGTTACTTGATGAAAAAGAAAAATATGCAGAACAGGACCTGCAAATAATGGACCGACTTTTTATTGCCTATCGGGCAATCGTTATACTATTGTTTAATTTTGCGCAGTCAGGTCATCCTGGCGGCTCTATTTCAGTCGGCAGGATTCTCTTGAATCTTATCTTTAATAAAAATACAAAAATGGATATTACAAACTTGAATAGACCTGATTCTGATATTATCGGCATGGCAGCAGGACATAAAGCACTCGGGTTGTATTCGTTTCTTGGGCTTTTATTTGAACTTGTAAAACTTAAAGATGAAAAACTTTACAATTCTATTGAACATAAATTACGGTTTGAAGATTTGCTCGGATTCCGAAAAAATCCAGCAACTGTGTTGCCATTGCTGAAAAAATTTAGCTCTAAACGGCTTGATGGTCATCCAACACCTGAAACACCGGGCGTTATGCTCGCAACAGGCGCATCCGGTGTTGGCTTCGGTGGCTTCGGTGGTTATGCATTTGCAAAAAAAGAATACTACGAGAATCCGCCAATAATAAATATCGTAGAAGGTGAAGGTGGAATGACACCGGGCAGAGTACACGAAAATCTGGCACATTTCTGGTCGGCTAATATCTGGAATCTGATTATCCATGTGGATTGGAACAATACCAGTATTGATGCGGATAATGTCTGTACCGACGAGCATAACAAAGGGCAGTATGTTAATTGGACACCTTACGAACTCGGGCTTCTACACGGGCATAATGTCGTGTATGTGGAAAACGGTAAGGATAATAATCAAATAAAAGTTTCACAGGATTATGCATTTAACAATTTTATCACTCAAAAAAATGCACCAAATATGCTTGTGTATCGCACTATAAAAGGCGAGGGCTATTGGGAAGGTAGAAAATCACACGGTGCCGGCTATAAACTGGATTCCGACGACTATTTCAATGCGCAAAAAATTTTTGAGACAACTTTTAATGTCCAATTCAGCAAAACACCGCAGCCGGCAACACCAGAAATAAAAGAAGAATATTTTTACAAGAATCTGTTGGTTGTTGAAACTGCACTTAGAGCCGACGATAAACTGCTTGAGTTTGGATTTAATAAACTGATTTCAAACAGGAATGCACTGAATAAAGAAAACCGCAAGCCTAAAAAAGATAGTGCCGCTATTTCCGTTTTGTTTGAAAATTCTGAGTCGCTTGATATAAAAAAACCACCTACAGAAATTTGGAATAAACCAGGCAGTTCTGTGACATTGCGGGAATCACTCGGTAGAACATTGAGTTATCTTAACCATATCACAAAAGGCAGCTTGTATGGTTTTGCCGCAGACCTTGTTGGCTCAACAAGTTTGAACCTGATGAGCGATGGTTTCCCTGAGGGGTTTATTTCCTGTGAGAAACCACTTGCCAAAATTATTCCAACCGGTATCTGTGAAGACGGCGGTTCTGGTTTGATGTCAGGCATTTCTGCAACCGGGCATTATATCGGCGTAGGCAGTTCATATGCTACATTTATCAGCCCGATGGGATTCACTGCTGCACGGCTTTTCTGTATCGCATATCAGTCCAAACATGGTGAAAACATAGCACCGGTGATTTTGGTTAATGCACACGCAGGACTAAAAACAGGCGAAGATGGTCCCACACATGCGTGCCCGCAAACGCTTTCATTCTGGAAAAGTTTTAATAAACTTAAATGGAAAATAATTACACTTACACCTTGGGATGCAAACGAAATATGGCCGCTTGTCCTTACATCATTAAGACAAAAACCTGCTGTGATTGTCCCATTTGTTTCACGACCAAGTGAAACAGTAATTGATAGAAAAAAGTATGGTTTTGCCGATGTATCAGAAACTGTTAATGGAATATACTCTATCCGTCGGGCAAAAAAATCAAAAGCAACTATCCTGTATCAAGGCGCCGAAGTTGGGATTGAACTGCCTAATGTCGTTGAGATTTTAGACAGAGAAAAAATAGATGTGAATATTTTATATATCTCAAGCACGGAATTGTTTTCATATCTGTCGAAAAAAAAGCAAGATGAGATTTTACCGATAGAATTCAAGCAAAACGCAATGGCAGTAACAGGTTTTACAATAGATACGATGTACGAACATCTGCTGTCCGAAAAAGGGCGTGAGTTTTCGTTGCATCCATTCAAGAAAGGAATCTTTTTGGGCTCAGGTCCCGGCGGTGAAGTGCTGAAACAAGCAGGTTTGGATGTCAAGAGTCAGATTCAGGCAATAAAAAAATTTGTTATAGAA
The Elusimicrobiota bacterium DNA segment above includes these coding regions:
- a CDS encoding PorV/PorQ family protein → MGSNAKIVNSTLGENYSANTVAFDFGIIFRTFNDRFSFGFSMVNMGDGLKYKDVVDDLPTVLRTGLQYKPLDLQKHNLTIAEDVLLLTEDYIDLRKTHFGFEYWFQKLIALRVGYKIGYEPNIFTAGVGVKAFNGQLDYGYVSTLDELTHKISFTLEFGSDKPYNIGEKYYAKKMPNRAVYYYSQVDKTSPEYRDAADRTATVRKSAEEVRKERERLRNEIAQRNQKLRQERELKRQQEQEIKNQITEVKKILDIVVGKGVDTSSPEKLLKDAQVFLSVGKYEPAKNNLDIAKQQLEQIQQQVAEKEVKAEIKKPVMLTNLAVADFVGKNVSAADASIVAGFLRTEIVKLQVCNVIEKANMDKILAEAAFQQTGCTTSECAVQIGKLLNVKQMVVGDLSKLMDTYFITVNLVEVETGKILKSETVKAYSAEELQRVCVELAKKITQ